A single genomic interval of Noviherbaspirillum saxi harbors:
- the nadC gene encoding carboxylating nicotinate-nucleotide diphosphorylase, whose translation MSTLKNPFAPFDAALTAAFEANIRAALAEDVGSGDLTGKLVPEHESVKAHVIVREAAVLCGAPWFEAVMKQLDARIRIEWRYAEGAHMAADSEVCAIEAPARALLTAERTALNFLQLLSGVATATREYADVVQGTRASILDTRKTLPGLRLAQKYAVRVGGGKNQRLALYDGILIKENHIAAAGGIAPAMRAAQALHAGVSIQIEVENLAELQEALAAGAVSILLDNFSLNMMRDAVSLTEGRALLEASGGVNLSSVRAIAETGVDRISIGSLTKDVKATDYSLRVIG comes from the coding sequence ATGAGTACATTGAAAAATCCCTTCGCCCCTTTTGATGCCGCGTTGACGGCCGCTTTCGAGGCCAACATTCGAGCCGCGCTGGCGGAAGACGTCGGCAGCGGCGACCTTACCGGCAAGCTGGTGCCCGAGCATGAATCGGTAAAGGCGCATGTCATCGTGCGCGAAGCCGCGGTGCTGTGCGGCGCTCCCTGGTTCGAAGCCGTGATGAAGCAACTGGATGCGCGCATTCGCATCGAGTGGCGCTATGCCGAAGGCGCGCACATGGCCGCGGATTCCGAGGTGTGCGCGATCGAGGCTCCGGCGCGTGCGCTGCTGACTGCGGAACGTACCGCGCTGAATTTTCTGCAGCTGTTGTCGGGGGTGGCGACTGCGACGCGCGAGTATGCCGACGTGGTGCAAGGCACTCGCGCATCGATACTCGATACGCGCAAGACATTGCCGGGTCTGCGGCTCGCGCAAAAGTATGCAGTCCGCGTCGGCGGCGGCAAGAACCAGCGCCTCGCGCTATACGATGGCATCCTGATCAAGGAAAACCATATTGCGGCAGCCGGCGGCATTGCACCCGCCATGCGTGCGGCGCAGGCGCTACACGCTGGCGTATCGATACAGATTGAAGTGGAAAACCTCGCCGAACTGCAGGAAGCGCTGGCGGCTGGCGCCGTGTCTATACTGCTCGATAATTTTTCACTCAATATGATGCGCGACGCAGTCAGCCTTACCGAGGGCAGGGCGTTGCTTGAGGCGTCGGGCGGGGTCAATCTGTCGAGCGTGCGTGCGATTGCAGAAACCGGCGTCGATCGTATTTCGATCGGCAGCCTGACCAAGGATGTGAAGGCTACCGATTATTCGTTGCGGGTGATTGGATAA
- the nadA gene encoding quinolinate synthase NadA, producing the protein MQIQPIKTIEFERPQMDMGTSCTANAWARVPAEPSPSEKLALKARIRRLLQEKQAVLVAHYYVDADLQDLAEETGGCVSDSLEMARFGRDHPAKTLVVAGVKFMGETAKILSPEKTVLMPDLDATCSLDLGCPTDEFAAFCDAHPDRTVVVYANTSAAVKARADWMVTSSIGLQIVAHLHAQGKKILWAPDKHLGSYIQKKTGADMLLWQGSCLVHDEFKGIELELLKKEHPGAKILVHPESPEAVVAQADVVGSTSQLIAAAQSLDAREFIVATDNGILHKMRMAAPGKIFIDAPTAGNSATCKSCAHCPWMAMNGLQNLADVLESGRNEIHVDPETGRKAYVCIDRMLAFAAAQKANVRPASDLAKEQTLFAGIGPA; encoded by the coding sequence ATGCAGATCCAACCCATTAAAACGATAGAATTTGAACGCCCACAGATGGATATGGGCACGAGTTGCACCGCAAACGCCTGGGCACGCGTACCCGCAGAGCCATCCCCATCCGAGAAGCTGGCCCTGAAAGCCCGTATACGCCGTCTGTTGCAAGAAAAACAAGCTGTTCTGGTGGCGCACTACTATGTCGACGCCGACCTGCAGGATCTGGCGGAAGAAACCGGCGGTTGCGTATCCGATTCCCTGGAAATGGCCCGTTTCGGCCGCGATCATCCGGCCAAGACCCTGGTGGTTGCCGGCGTCAAGTTCATGGGCGAAACCGCCAAGATCCTCAGCCCTGAAAAAACCGTGCTCATGCCCGACCTGGACGCGACGTGTTCGCTGGACCTGGGTTGTCCGACGGATGAATTCGCCGCCTTCTGCGATGCCCATCCTGACCGCACGGTCGTGGTCTACGCCAACACCAGCGCGGCGGTAAAGGCGCGTGCGGACTGGATGGTCACGTCGTCGATCGGTTTGCAAATCGTCGCGCATCTGCATGCACAAGGCAAAAAAATCCTCTGGGCTCCCGACAAGCATCTGGGCAGCTATATTCAGAAAAAGACCGGCGCCGACATGCTGCTGTGGCAGGGCTCCTGCCTGGTACATGACGAATTCAAGGGAATCGAGCTGGAACTGCTCAAAAAGGAGCATCCTGGCGCAAAAATCCTGGTCCATCCGGAATCGCCGGAAGCGGTCGTGGCGCAAGCCGATGTCGTAGGGTCGACATCCCAGTTGATCGCCGCAGCCCAATCGCTCGATGCGCGCGAATTCATCGTCGCGACCGATAACGGCATCCTGCACAAGATGCGCATGGCGGCGCCCGGCAAGATCTTCATCGATGCGCCGACCGCCGGCAACAGCGCCACCTGCAAGAGCTGCGCGCATTGCCCGTGGATGGCGATGAACGGTTTGCAGAATCTGGCCGATGTGCTGGAATCGGGGCGCAACGAAATCCACGTCGATCCGGAAACCGGCCGCAAGGCTTATGTCTGCATCGACCGCATGCTCGCTTTCGCCGCTGCGCAAAAAGCGAACGTGCGCCCGGCCAGCGATCTGGCAAAAGAACAAACACTGTTTGCAGGAATCGGTCCGGCATGA